The Lycium barbarum isolate Lr01 chromosome 10, ASM1917538v2, whole genome shotgun sequence genome includes a region encoding these proteins:
- the LOC132615211 gene encoding putative cysteine proteinase inhibitor 7 produces the protein MAFKFNSFSFVSLSIVVSFAFSHVVAAHDDRKLLNSFEHVSNTLALFQSPDGWQPIDVNDPKVVDIAKFAVNTENSLLKSVQLEFDSVSDGQFQVDNNGTTYQLTIVAIEFDEANEYSAVVYENSKDNVRKLISFD, from the coding sequence ATGGCtttcaaattcaactctttctctTTTGTATCTCTTTCAATTGTAGTTTCTTTTGCCTTTTCCCATGTTGTTGCAGCACATGATGATCGAAAGTTACTGAATTCGTTCGAACATGTGTCGAATACTTTGGCTTTGTTCCAATCACCTGATGGTTGGCAACCCATAGATGTAAATGATCCTAAAGTGGTGGACATTGCAAAATTTGCAGTAAATACAGAGAACAGCTTATTAAAAAGCGTTCAATTGGAATTTGATAGTGTGTCAGATGGACAATTTCAAGTTGATAATAACGGCACCACTTATCAACTTACTATTGTCGCCATAGAATTCGATGAAGCAAATGAATATTCAGCGGTTGTTTACGAAAATTCCAAGGACAATGTTAGAAAACTCATTTCCTTTGATTAA